From the genome of Gracilibacillus salitolerans, one region includes:
- the tlp gene encoding small acid-soluble spore protein Tlp: MAKQQNQPNPDDRSDNVEKLQHKVQDTIENIEEAHETMQFASSEEKEKILEKNRRREEAISGMRAEIKDEARDQQ; this comes from the coding sequence GTGGCAAAGCAACAGAACCAGCCAAATCCAGATGATCGCTCAGATAATGTTGAAAAATTACAACACAAGGTACAAGATACAATAGAAAATATTGAAGAAGCACATGAGACAATGCAGTTTGCTTCATCAGAAGAAAAAGAAAAAATTTTAGAAAAAAATCGTCGTAGAGAAGAAGCGATTTCAGGTATGAGAGCAGAAATTAAAGATGAAGCACGAGATCAACAATAG
- a CDS encoding NIPSNAP family protein produces MFYRRKFYIVKKEFVEIFNAHFNNTNLPNQLKHGARLVGRWMKENNDDTVEIFAIWEYNTYEEYLDIESKVRSDKAHVKRVQDWYLKNGGRERVFNDYILEVKNEPIESTVKENN; encoded by the coding sequence ATGTTTTATCGAAGAAAGTTTTATATTGTAAAGAAAGAATTTGTAGAAATTTTTAATGCTCATTTTAATAACACGAATTTACCCAACCAATTAAAACATGGTGCAAGATTAGTAGGTCGTTGGATGAAAGAAAATAATGATGATACGGTAGAAATATTTGCTATATGGGAGTATAACACTTATGAAGAATACTTAGATATTGAGTCCAAAGTAAGAAGTGATAAAGCGCATGTTAAACGAGTTCAAGACTGGTATCTAAAAAATGGTGGCAGAGAACGTGTATTTAATGATTACATATTAGAAGTAAAGAACGAACCGATAGAATCAACCGTGAAAGAGAATAACTAA
- a CDS encoding Gfo/Idh/MocA family protein — protein sequence MTKLKVALIGAGGIATDVHIPAYRKVPEQVEIVAVADVAYDKAKTVASEYGIPAAFDSYETMLAETEIDAVSVCVPNKFHKNAAIAGLEAGCHVLCEKPPAMSQQEAKEMEDAATKSGKLLMYGFHYRFQSETQAAKRFIDAGELGEIYSGRVQAIRRRGIPGWGVFTNKELQGGGPLIDIGVHMLDTALYLMGYPEPVVVLGQTHQQLGTKKGVGLLGEWDYQNFTVEDMAVGMITFKNGASLVLESAFAANVEKRDTMQVSLMGNKGGADIFPLKMYQEKHDTLIDITPAYLPEINAHQTEIHAFVVDCIEGNVTDRFAKQGTNIQKIIDGLYQSAESGKAIYL from the coding sequence ATGACAAAATTAAAAGTTGCTCTAATTGGTGCAGGAGGTATTGCAACAGATGTACATATCCCTGCTTATCGAAAAGTTCCAGAACAAGTAGAAATTGTAGCGGTGGCAGATGTAGCCTATGATAAAGCAAAAACGGTGGCAAGCGAGTACGGTATTCCAGCAGCATTTGATAGTTATGAAACAATGTTAGCAGAAACAGAGATCGATGCTGTAAGCGTTTGTGTACCAAATAAATTTCATAAGAATGCAGCTATTGCCGGATTAGAAGCAGGTTGCCATGTATTATGCGAAAAACCACCAGCAATGAGCCAGCAAGAAGCAAAAGAAATGGAAGATGCGGCAACTAAATCAGGTAAGTTGCTAATGTATGGTTTCCATTACCGTTTCCAATCTGAGACACAAGCGGCTAAAAGGTTCATTGATGCCGGCGAATTAGGTGAAATTTATTCTGGTCGAGTGCAAGCGATTAGACGACGTGGCATTCCTGGCTGGGGTGTATTTACCAACAAAGAACTACAAGGTGGAGGTCCATTAATCGATATTGGTGTCCATATGTTAGATACGGCATTATATTTAATGGGTTACCCAGAGCCTGTCGTAGTACTTGGTCAGACACATCAACAACTCGGAACGAAAAAAGGTGTAGGTTTATTAGGTGAATGGGATTATCAAAACTTTACTGTCGAGGATATGGCGGTAGGGATGATAACTTTCAAAAATGGTGCATCACTAGTATTAGAATCAGCATTTGCTGCAAATGTGGAAAAGCGTGATACGATGCAGGTTTCATTAATGGGGAATAAAGGTGGAGCCGATATTTTTCCATTAAAAATGTATCAGGAAAAGCACGACACATTAATTGATATTACACCAGCCTATTTACCGGAAATCAATGCTCATCAAACAGAAATTCATGCCTTTGTAGTAGACTGTATCGAAGGAAATGTAACAGACCGTTTTGCCAAGCAAGGAACCAACATTCAAAAAATTATAGATGGACTTTACCAATCGGCTGAATCGGGTAAAGCAATATACTTATAA
- a CDS encoding permease prefix domain 1-containing protein produces the protein MEMIDRYIYAVTQKLPQPQREDIAEELHSLIEDMLDERVQGKDIRDTDVEEVLMELGNPRLLAEKYRGAKKYLIGPDFFDSYLLVLKIALISTFSVISLSFIIQSILNPVSILDHFVGFIVALVSALPAAFGWTTFGFAIADYFGEIKSKDLEIGIEWKPSDLAPTPDKKRQIKYYEPITGIAFYTLLIIIFAFSNDYLGVWIFHDEFAGVVPFLNRETYSSSLLFIFLIMGFGIIKESLKFVYGKWTYQLVTYTAIINFISIIAVFIMINGNAFWNPNFLHELTQAGLITENSDAYRTVSMIWNQSTLWILVLLVIGLIWEGIDGLIKANKK, from the coding sequence ATGGAGATGATTGACCGTTATATTTATGCAGTAACACAGAAGTTACCACAACCACAGAGGGAGGATATTGCAGAGGAACTCCACAGTTTAATTGAGGATATGTTAGATGAACGAGTTCAAGGCAAGGACATTAGAGATACCGATGTGGAAGAGGTATTAATGGAACTGGGAAACCCAAGGCTTTTAGCAGAAAAGTATAGAGGAGCTAAAAAATATCTAATTGGTCCAGACTTTTTTGATTCCTATCTATTAGTTTTAAAAATCGCTTTAATTTCAACCTTTTCTGTCATATCTCTTAGCTTCATTATTCAAAGTATTTTAAATCCAGTTTCTATTCTTGATCATTTCGTTGGATTTATTGTTGCACTTGTTAGCGCACTTCCTGCAGCTTTTGGTTGGACAACATTCGGATTTGCTATTGCGGACTATTTTGGTGAAATCAAATCAAAAGATTTAGAAATAGGAATAGAATGGAAACCATCAGATTTAGCCCCCACTCCAGATAAAAAAAGGCAAATCAAGTATTATGAACCAATAACCGGTATTGCATTTTATACATTATTAATAATCATCTTTGCTTTTTCTAATGATTATTTAGGCGTCTGGATTTTCCATGATGAATTCGCTGGCGTAGTTCCTTTTTTAAATAGAGAAACGTATAGTTCGTCCTTACTTTTCATTTTCCTTATTATGGGCTTTGGAATAATAAAAGAATCTCTAAAATTCGTATATGGAAAATGGACTTACCAGCTAGTCACTTATACAGCGATAATCAATTTCATTTCCATTATAGCGGTATTTATAATGATAAATGGAAATGCATTTTGGAACCCGAATTTTCTACATGAGCTTACACAAGCTGGACTAATTACTGAAAACAGTGATGCATATAGAACTGTAAGCATGATTTGGAATCAATCTACATTATGGATTCTGGTCCTCCTAGTTATAGGATTAATTTGGGAGGGAATTGATGGCTTGATTAAGGCCAATAAAAAATAA
- a CDS encoding MFS transporter: MKQSIFRNRTYMLLLVAGIFAIVGFSMFLTTTSWYIINVLSSPGVLGIALITATVPRLILITFGGVLADKYKKTTIMFGTNLLQALVLFCIYWLVASDSMTLVLLFVTVGVFGMLDAFFGPASSSLIPKIVEKSQLQQANAYFQGIDQISFIIGPILAGVIMETSTIATSYFVATLLVLLSALVVFPPFIKEGPVEHRGDQSTLEDFREGIAYMKSSTFLLTGIIVLITLNFFVFGGLQIAMPLLVDLLGGTPINLSFMEVSLGVGMVLGTLIMSFVKVKRKGFTSLMGLTASLISLIIFSFATNLTILTAILFFIGFSIAFVFVPFFTAAQETTENRIMGRVMSIIFLAMNGFDPIAYGVVSALASAGMDIQLILLVAGVLGMVIAVCVWFKGKAFVRAY, encoded by the coding sequence ATGAAACAATCTATCTTTCGAAATCGAACATATATGTTATTGTTAGTTGCAGGTATTTTTGCGATCGTTGGCTTTAGTATGTTTTTGACAACGACTTCTTGGTATATCATCAATGTATTAAGTTCACCTGGAGTCTTGGGAATTGCTTTAATTACGGCAACAGTGCCACGTTTAATATTGATCACTTTTGGTGGAGTGTTGGCCGATAAGTATAAAAAAACTACGATTATGTTTGGTACTAACTTGCTTCAGGCATTGGTTCTGTTTTGTATTTATTGGCTTGTGGCAAGTGACTCCATGACATTAGTTTTATTATTTGTTACGGTAGGCGTATTTGGTATGCTGGATGCATTTTTTGGACCGGCCAGTTCCTCTTTGATACCGAAAATAGTGGAAAAATCGCAATTACAGCAAGCAAATGCTTATTTCCAAGGTATTGATCAAATATCATTTATTATCGGTCCGATCCTTGCGGGAGTAATCATGGAAACTAGCACTATAGCTACTAGTTACTTTGTGGCAACCCTATTGGTTCTGTTATCTGCTCTCGTAGTTTTTCCACCTTTTATTAAAGAAGGACCAGTTGAGCACAGAGGTGATCAAAGCACATTAGAAGATTTTCGTGAAGGTATTGCATATATGAAATCTTCTACATTCTTATTAACAGGGATTATTGTGTTGATTACTTTAAATTTCTTTGTATTTGGCGGACTGCAAATTGCAATGCCATTGTTAGTTGATCTTCTTGGTGGGACACCGATTAATTTAAGTTTTATGGAGGTTAGCTTAGGAGTCGGTATGGTACTTGGGACGCTAATTATGAGTTTTGTTAAAGTGAAACGTAAAGGATTTACATCTCTAATGGGGCTTACCGCTTCCTTGATATCTTTGATTATCTTTAGCTTTGCTACTAATTTAACGATCCTGACTGCTATATTGTTCTTTATTGGGTTTTCGATTGCATTTGTGTTTGTTCCTTTTTTCACAGCAGCTCAAGAAACTACCGAGAATCGAATCATGGGAAGAGTGATGAGCATTATCTTCTTGGCGATGAATGGATTTGATCCAATTGCATATGGTGTTGTAAGTGCGTTAGCTTCAGCAGGAATGGATATTCAGTTAATTTTGCTTGTCGCTGGAGTGCTTGGTATGGTTATCGCTGTTTGTGTATGGTTTAAGGGGAAAGCATTTGTTAGAGCTTATTAA
- a CDS encoding phosphotransferase, with protein MSNHKNEEILSGGNVSNVYRSGNTIRRELKKDSPKIHKLLKHLETKGFSYAPRFLGIDEKGREILSFIEGEAGNYPLKEYMWSDAVLIEIAKILRLYHDSVSDFSYDSWQSIDNTPQPFEVLCHNDFAIYNIIFNHKRPIGIIDFDVAGPGPRLWDIAYTLYTCVPLSRFYLSEKGEKVYYNSLQHAKRIKERVRIFFEAYGERMEEEYLEMVLLRLEGLCKTITRKASEGDTAFQNMIDEGHLSHYQYDIKFIRDHGQEWM; from the coding sequence ATGTCAAACCATAAAAATGAAGAAATACTATCAGGAGGAAACGTCTCTAACGTTTATCGTTCGGGAAATACTATACGAAGAGAATTAAAGAAAGATAGTCCAAAAATTCATAAGTTATTAAAGCATTTGGAAACTAAAGGTTTCAGTTATGCACCAAGGTTTTTAGGGATTGATGAAAAGGGGAGAGAGATATTATCATTCATTGAAGGAGAAGCCGGTAATTATCCTTTAAAAGAGTACATGTGGTCTGATGCAGTCTTGATAGAAATAGCCAAAATACTCCGTCTTTATCATGATTCTGTGAGTGATTTTTCATATGATAGCTGGCAATCAATCGATAACACTCCTCAACCATTTGAAGTACTATGTCATAATGATTTTGCAATATACAACATTATATTTAATCATAAAAGACCAATAGGTATTATTGATTTTGATGTTGCTGGACCTGGTCCAAGGCTTTGGGACATAGCTTACACTCTTTATACTTGCGTCCCGCTAAGTAGATTTTATCTTTCAGAAAAAGGCGAAAAAGTTTATTATAATTCATTGCAGCATGCTAAGCGTATAAAAGAAAGAGTTAGAATTTTCTTTGAAGCTTATGGGGAGAGAATGGAAGAAGAGTATTTGGAAATGGTACTACTACGTTTAGAAGGGTTATGTAAAACTATTACAAGAAAAGCCAGTGAAGGTGACACTGCGTTTCAAAATATGATAGATGAAGGACATCTTTCCCATTATCAATACGATATTAAATTTATTCGTGATCATGGGCAAGAATGGATGTAA
- a CDS encoding PadR family transcriptional regulator, with protein sequence MSDAKEYMDKLMQELRRGTITIGVLSQLSEPQYGYSLVTSLGEKGIHVEPGTLYPLLRRLEKQGLLDSKWDTNEARPRKYYLLSDTGKEVYELLIVEWQQIVQNMSNVIDVQGGEKDGDD encoded by the coding sequence ATGAGTGACGCTAAAGAATATATGGATAAATTAATGCAAGAATTGCGACGTGGGACGATTACGATTGGGGTGTTAAGTCAACTATCAGAACCTCAATATGGTTATTCACTTGTTACAAGTCTGGGAGAAAAAGGTATTCATGTAGAACCAGGCACACTGTATCCACTATTAAGAAGACTAGAAAAACAAGGATTACTTGATAGTAAATGGGACACAAATGAAGCAAGACCACGTAAATATTACTTATTAAGTGATACAGGAAAAGAAGTATATGAACTGCTGATCGTTGAATGGCAACAAATTGTACAAAACATGAGTAACGTTATTGACGTTCAAGGAGGAGAAAAAGATGGAGATGATTGA
- a CDS encoding class I SAM-dependent methyltransferase, translated as MKKEKLIKKYDKQVKIYENKRTNQKLAGWRNKIIKNAYGKVLEVGVGAGANFPYYDRDNVEITGVDFSSEMIQSAKRAASHFQVNAEFIQEDIDELVLEDNSFDCIVSTLSLCSYPDPIVTLNKFNKWCRKDGIILLMEHGLSSNIFLSFGQKMIDPLHTKISGCHCNRNINMLIENSNLQVDHIERYWSDIIYLIWAKPIRL; from the coding sequence ATGAAAAAAGAAAAACTAATTAAAAAATATGATAAACAGGTAAAAATCTATGAAAATAAGCGTACTAATCAAAAGCTTGCTGGATGGAGAAATAAAATAATAAAAAACGCATATGGAAAAGTCTTGGAGGTCGGAGTTGGAGCGGGAGCAAACTTTCCTTACTATGATAGGGATAATGTTGAGATAACAGGAGTGGATTTTAGTTCAGAGATGATCCAGAGCGCCAAAAGAGCAGCATCACATTTTCAAGTGAATGCAGAATTTATTCAAGAAGATATTGATGAGCTGGTTCTAGAAGACAACTCTTTTGATTGCATCGTATCAACCCTTTCACTTTGTAGTTATCCCGATCCCATTGTTACATTGAATAAATTTAATAAATGGTGCCGTAAAGATGGGATCATATTGTTAATGGAACATGGACTGAGCTCAAATATATTTCTTTCCTTTGGCCAAAAAATGATTGATCCACTACATACCAAAATATCTGGATGTCATTGTAACAGAAATATAAATATGTTAATCGAAAATTCTAATCTTCAAGTCGATCATATCGAGCGTTACTGGTCAGATATCATCTATTTAATATGGGCGAAACCAATTCGATTATAA
- a CDS encoding MerR family transcriptional regulator has protein sequence MTDKNIKYFTTGEFAKLCRVNKQTLFYYDQIGLLSPVLKNEKGYRYYSIHQLELFTLIALLKDLGMSLHDIRQYVKHKSPEKFVSIMYQQKEKVAKQRMEIEMKENMIDAQIELMNKASSIDFDQVSVEQLPEQTYYLSKNIENVSDEEFFEVFSDFVDELYKLHIDTGYPIGGLTKRKQVLKGEFTNYSYLYIKQLHSRKDNPYYKTIQGDFLTGYHIGEDKKIHHTYKRLLSEMNRLNLELGDYVLEEYIYDTVVKTNEEQYVTKIMIHVNRKKN, from the coding sequence ATGACTGACAAAAATATTAAATATTTCACAACTGGTGAATTTGCCAAACTTTGCAGAGTAAATAAGCAAACACTTTTTTATTATGATCAAATTGGACTTTTATCACCTGTATTAAAAAATGAAAAAGGCTACCGCTATTATTCAATCCACCAATTAGAGTTATTTACTCTCATTGCATTGTTAAAAGATCTGGGCATGTCATTACATGATATTCGTCAATATGTTAAACATAAATCACCTGAAAAATTCGTATCGATCATGTATCAACAGAAAGAAAAAGTAGCGAAACAACGGATGGAGATTGAAATGAAAGAGAATATGATCGATGCACAGATTGAATTAATGAATAAAGCATCAAGTATAGATTTTGATCAAGTTAGTGTCGAACAATTACCGGAACAAACATATTATTTAAGTAAAAATATAGAAAATGTTTCGGATGAAGAATTTTTTGAAGTATTCTCAGACTTTGTTGATGAATTGTACAAATTACATATCGATACCGGATACCCTATAGGAGGCTTAACTAAACGAAAACAAGTGCTAAAGGGTGAGTTTACTAATTATAGTTATTTATATATAAAACAACTTCATTCTCGGAAGGATAACCCATACTATAAGACGATACAAGGTGACTTTTTAACCGGATACCATATAGGAGAGGATAAGAAGATCCACCATACATATAAACGACTTTTGTCAGAGATGAATCGATTAAATTTAGAGTTAGGAGATTATGTTTTAGAAGAATATATTTATGACACTGTTGTAAAAACCAATGAGGAACAATATGTGACGAAGATTATGATACATGTCAATCGTAAAAAGAATTAA
- a CDS encoding sugar phosphate isomerase/epimerase family protein has protein sequence MGKIAIQLYSVRDHTSKDFLGTLRKLGEMGYEAVQFAGFFDTPAEELKQVMDEAGLVAAGSHMPFDSLTGDQLEESLTYNKTIGNDLIICPILPEELRADEGAYYRAAEELNEIGRKCAEAGFSFAYHNHNMEFFDLGNGKRGFDILFEETDREYVKMELDCYWATHAGVDPLQTIKAYNDLVVSLHIKDMTVENGEKRSIEIGKGTLDIATLWETGESVGVNWYVIEQEQFDGDPLESAKENVVNLKKVINK, from the coding sequence ATGGGAAAAATTGCGATTCAATTATATTCAGTACGTGACCATACCTCGAAGGATTTTTTAGGGACTTTACGTAAATTGGGTGAAATGGGTTATGAGGCAGTGCAATTTGCCGGATTTTTTGATACACCTGCAGAAGAATTAAAACAAGTAATGGATGAGGCTGGACTAGTTGCTGCTGGAAGTCATATGCCGTTTGACAGTTTAACAGGAGATCAATTGGAAGAATCATTAACCTATAATAAAACAATTGGTAATGATTTGATCATTTGTCCAATACTGCCCGAGGAACTAAGAGCGGATGAAGGTGCCTATTATCGTGCGGCAGAAGAATTAAATGAGATCGGCCGAAAATGTGCAGAAGCTGGATTTTCCTTTGCATATCATAATCATAACATGGAGTTTTTTGATCTAGGTAATGGAAAAAGAGGATTTGATATTTTATTCGAAGAAACCGATCGTGAGTATGTCAAAATGGAATTGGATTGTTATTGGGCAACACATGCCGGTGTAGATCCATTACAAACGATAAAAGCATATAATGATCTTGTTGTTTCCTTACACATTAAAGACATGACGGTAGAAAATGGCGAAAAACGCAGTATTGAAATTGGAAAAGGTACATTAGATATTGCAACATTATGGGAAACAGGAGAATCTGTTGGTGTCAATTGGTATGTAATTGAACAAGAACAATTCGACGGAGATCCACTAGAGAGTGCTAAAGAGAATGTTGTTAATTTGAAAAAAGTTATAAATAAATAA
- a CDS encoding PTS sugar transporter subunit IIA, giving the protein MLKNLFKKKEANSDLMAPLTGKVIPLEQVPDQVFSQKMMGDGVAIEPTGKQVVSPVDGEVVDVFKTKHAISLKTDGGAEILVHMGLETVELDGKGFDMQVENGQKVKKGDPLATFDIDTVAAEGYKTVTPIILLNGEDFAVSNVASEQDVAAGEGVLFHVEKK; this is encoded by the coding sequence ATGTTAAAGAATCTATTTAAGAAGAAAGAAGCGAATTCAGATTTAATGGCACCATTGACGGGAAAAGTAATTCCATTAGAACAAGTACCTGACCAAGTCTTTTCCCAAAAAATGATGGGGGATGGTGTAGCGATTGAGCCTACAGGTAAACAAGTTGTATCACCTGTTGATGGCGAAGTGGTGGATGTATTTAAGACAAAACATGCGATTAGCCTGAAAACGGATGGTGGGGCTGAAATTTTAGTACACATGGGTCTTGAAACAGTTGAATTGGATGGAAAAGGTTTCGATATGCAAGTAGAGAATGGTCAAAAGGTTAAAAAAGGAGATCCATTAGCTACATTTGATATTGATACGGTTGCAGCAGAAGGATACAAAACAGTGACTCCCATTATCTTATTAAATGGTGAAGATTTTGCGGTGAGTAATGTCGCGAGTGAACAAGATGTGGCAGCAGGTGAGGGCGTTCTATTTCATGTTGAGAAAAAGTAA